In the genome of Mycoplasmopsis pulmonis, one region contains:
- the rsgA gene encoding ribosome small subunit-dependent GTPase A, whose translation MIGRVYQVISGFYDIKCEDKFYRVRAIGNLRNLKLNPVVGDLVVFDESLTKIEPRKNILIRPKVANIDQAIIVISLDQPKFSSFLLDKFLSIIEFQKIKVVIIFTKADLNTKEDIGYYLKTYQSYLTSLDDENSYKKLNDIFEKKISVLVGQSGVGKTTILNKVSSNNFFTQNISKALGRGKHSTRVVKMIDFNNGQIIDTPGFSSIEIQMSQKDLSKSFESFDKYSQRCKYRHCLHQNERLEDCNIKQLVQSQEIPLFRYNNYLKLLDEVK comes from the coding sequence ATGATTGGAAGAGTTTATCAAGTCATTTCAGGTTTTTATGATATTAAATGCGAAGATAAATTTTATCGTGTAAGGGCAATTGGAAATCTTCGCAATTTAAAACTAAATCCCGTAGTAGGGGATTTAGTTGTTTTTGATGAGTCTTTAACTAAAATTGAGCCTCGAAAAAACATTTTAATTCGTCCTAAAGTTGCCAACATTGATCAAGCAATAATTGTTATCTCGCTTGATCAACCTAAATTTTCATCTTTTCTTTTAGATAAATTTCTATCAATTATTGAATTTCAAAAAATTAAAGTAGTAATTATTTTTACCAAAGCTGATTTAAATACAAAAGAAGATATAGGTTATTATCTTAAAACTTATCAGTCATATTTGACTAGTTTAGATGATGAAAATTCTTACAAAAAACTCAATGATATTTTTGAAAAAAAAATCTCAGTTTTAGTTGGCCAAAGCGGTGTTGGTAAAACAACCATTTTAAATAAAGTTAGCTCAAATAACTTTTTTACTCAAAATATTTCAAAAGCTCTCGGAAGAGGAAAACACTCAACAAGAGTTGTCAAGATGATTGATTTTAATAACGGACAAATCATTGACACTCCTGGCTTTTCATCAATTGAAATTCAAATGTCACAAAAAGATTTATCAAAGAGCTTTGAAAGCTTTGATAAATACTCTCAAAGATGTAAATATCGCCATTGTTTACACCAAAATGAAAGACTTGAAGATTGCAACATTAAACAATTAGTTCAATCCCAAGAAATTCCACTTTTTAGATACAATAATTATTTAAAATTATTAGATGAGGTTAAATAA
- a CDS encoding serine/threonine-protein kinase, giving the protein MTTELLDNYKIITKIGEGGMARVYLAQDPQGNQVAIKKLILNDKEPARKLRFEHEINLYKKINSEYVAKFLDGKFNPEPYIVMEYIDGPILKDFIKKHGGRLSYNLAAKLAIQLCTGFGELHANAITHRDIKSSNIIVTKNNKVKIIDFGIAITPDSQRYTSDGKLIGSVHYMAPEILTKEPASEKSDIYSLGILLFEMLAGSVPFNGSNMAQTLSMQKTESLPDLRRYNPEIPIALINIVAKATAKNPAQRYASMYEMRRALQTYLNPDHNFDLKLDPNKPSRKSISMFLQSKWFWPVFALAVAVFIAVVVILILVVTK; this is encoded by the coding sequence ATGACTACAGAACTATTGGATAACTACAAAATTATCACCAAAATTGGTGAAGGTGGAATGGCTAGAGTTTATCTTGCTCAAGATCCACAAGGAAACCAAGTTGCTATTAAAAAATTAATTTTAAATGACAAAGAACCAGCTAGAAAACTTAGATTTGAACATGAAATTAATCTTTATAAAAAAATTAACTCAGAATATGTTGCTAAATTTTTAGATGGAAAATTTAATCCTGAACCCTACATTGTAATGGAATATATTGATGGTCCTATTTTAAAAGACTTTATCAAAAAACATGGTGGAAGGCTAAGTTATAACTTAGCTGCTAAATTAGCAATTCAGTTATGCACTGGTTTTGGTGAACTTCATGCTAATGCAATTACTCATAGGGATATTAAATCTTCTAATATCATTGTTACTAAAAACAACAAAGTCAAAATTATTGACTTTGGTATTGCCATAACCCCTGATAGCCAAAGATATACAAGCGATGGAAAATTAATTGGTTCAGTTCATTATATGGCCCCTGAAATTCTAACAAAAGAGCCAGCAAGCGAAAAAAGTGATATTTATTCTCTTGGAATTTTGCTTTTTGAAATGTTAGCTGGAAGTGTTCCTTTTAATGGTTCAAATATGGCCCAAACTCTTTCTATGCAAAAAACTGAAAGTCTTCCTGATTTAAGAAGATATAATCCAGAAATTCCTATTGCACTAATTAACATTGTTGCAAAAGCTACAGCTAAAAATCCAGCTCAAAGATATGCCTCAATGTATGAAATGAGAAGAGCTCTTCAAACTTATTTAAATCCAGATCATAATTTTGATTTAAAATTAGATCCAAATAAACCAAGTAGAAAAAGCATTTCAATGTTTTTACAAAGCAAATGATTTTGACCTGTCTTTGCTCTTGCAGTAGCTGTTTTTATAGCTGTTGTAGTGATATTAATACTTGTTGTTACAAAATAA
- a CDS encoding PP2C family protein-serine/threonine phosphatase, giving the protein MDIFKLTDTGTVREENQDRAAFFQNEKTAFLILCDGMGGHFGGSLASSITVKEFEKLFSEGIPSNRKTLYEWFEFGLKRAREKMKFEAGDDVAKNDMGTTVTAALVFKQDKQIYIFNVGDSRTYVYNGLLHQVTIDHNLMNHYIRNSNLDPTQAASMPGASALTSALGPKKKTSLEVFEINEDSKVEYLILTSDGIHDFLPRNTIERIVRKENVSLEWKTKELIKEALIGRSTDNLTVIIMDLKN; this is encoded by the coding sequence ATGGATATATTTAAGTTAACAGATACTGGAACTGTAAGAGAAGAAAATCAAGATAGAGCAGCTTTTTTTCAAAATGAAAAAACAGCTTTTTTAATTCTTTGTGATGGTATGGGAGGTCACTTTGGTGGATCTCTTGCCTCTTCAATTACAGTTAAAGAATTTGAAAAACTTTTTTCAGAAGGCATACCAAGTAATCGAAAAACTCTTTATGAATGGTTTGAATTTGGACTAAAAAGAGCTAGAGAAAAAATGAAATTTGAAGCAGGTGATGATGTTGCTAAAAATGACATGGGAACAACAGTTACAGCGGCTTTAGTTTTTAAACAAGACAAGCAAATTTATATCTTTAATGTTGGTGATTCAAGAACTTATGTTTATAATGGCCTTTTACACCAAGTAACCATTGACCACAACTTGATGAATCACTATATTAGAAATTCAAATCTTGATCCAACTCAAGCCGCTTCTATGCCAGGAGCTTCTGCACTAACTAGTGCTTTGGGACCAAAGAAAAAGACAAGCCTAGAAGTCTTTGAAATCAATGAAGATAGCAAAGTTGAATATTTAATTTTAACTTCAGATGGAATTCATGATTTTTTACCTAGAAACACTATTGAAAGAATAGTTAGAAAAGAAAATGTCTCTCTTGAATGAAAAACAAAAGAGCTAATTAAAGAAGCCTTAATTGGAAGATCAACCGATAACCTAACTGTTATCATTATGGATCTTAAAAACTAG
- the gmk gene encoding guanylate kinase, whose translation MNIHKRNIVLLVGPSGVGKGTIEKILFESKTLKLSLSRSATTRKKREGEINGIHYFFISKEEFESKIENDEFMEWNEHFDNYYGTLLSEILLIFSQGRIPVLEVETYGAKKILQKYKDKKDFNWITIFVDPPSFEELENRIIKRGTDTKEKIAIRMAKAKEELKDRDLFEFKITNHTPEQAAEEIEKIILKKTMG comes from the coding sequence ATTAATATACACAAACGAAATATCGTTTTGTTAGTAGGACCAAGTGGCGTTGGTAAGGGTACAATTGAAAAAATCCTTTTTGAAAGTAAAACATTGAAATTATCACTTTCTCGCTCTGCTACTACTAGAAAAAAAAGAGAAGGTGAAATCAATGGAATTCACTATTTTTTTATTAGCAAAGAAGAATTTGAATCAAAAATTGAAAACGACGAGTTTATGGAATGGAACGAACACTTCGATAATTACTACGGAACATTGCTTTCTGAAATTTTACTAATTTTTTCGCAAGGTAGAATTCCAGTTTTAGAAGTTGAAACTTACGGAGCAAAAAAAATATTACAAAAGTATAAAGATAAAAAAGATTTTAATTGAATAACTATTTTTGTAGATCCTCCTTCATTTGAAGAGCTGGAAAACAGAATTATTAAGCGAGGCACTGATACAAAAGAAAAAATAGCCATCAGAATGGCAAAGGCAAAAGAAGAGTTAAAAGATAGAGATCTTTTTGAATTCAAAATTACAAATCACACGCCTGAACAAGCTGCAGAAGAAATTGAAAAAATAATACTTAAAAAAACGATGGGTTAA
- the rsmD gene encoding 16S rRNA (guanine(966)-N(2))-methyltransferase RsmD translates to MLRIIAGKYRHRLIKIPSSKTTRPTIDRMREANFSSIHFEIENKIFLDLFAGSGANPIEAVSRGALKSIAVEKDHEAFKILKQNVQLLGIENMDLYNMDALDFLERKKGIEVDFIYLDPPFKDVALLNECLEKIAKHKMLEKNGKIIIETLVEANIKIPKNFVIVKSKKYNQKVCHFVYHNN, encoded by the coding sequence ATGTTAAGAATTATAGCTGGCAAATATCGTCATAGACTAATTAAAATTCCCTCATCAAAAACTACTCGTCCAACAATTGATAGAATGAGAGAAGCTAATTTTTCTTCAATTCACTTTGAAATTGAAAACAAAATTTTTCTTGATCTTTTTGCAGGTTCAGGAGCCAATCCTATTGAAGCTGTTTCTAGAGGAGCGCTTAAATCAATTGCTGTTGAAAAAGATCATGAAGCTTTTAAAATTTTAAAACAAAATGTTCAATTACTTGGAATTGAAAACATGGATTTATACAACATGGATGCTCTTGATTTTTTAGAGAGAAAAAAAGGTATTGAAGTTGATTTTATTTATTTAGATCCACCTTTTAAAGATGTTGCTTTATTAAATGAATGTTTAGAAAAAATTGCAAAGCATAAGATGCTTGAAAAAAATGGAAAAATCATCATTGAAACCCTTGTAGAAGCTAATATAAAAATCCCTAAAAACTTTGTGATTGTTAAGTCTAAAAAATACAATCAAAAAGTTTGTCACTTTGTTTATCATAATAACTAA
- the def gene encoding peptide deformylase, with amino-acid sequence MLTMFKVEIVQLPKKVLRQKSKNVNIPLNKTNIELAEKMIYHIDDSQGPNTKFRPGVGVAAVQYGILKNVFYVCVPNDSRLTQRDSSQEVKPEDKYLFRDVIFNPEVIWKSDEMVAISQGEGCLSVDESWPNQEGLVRRHMEIKVKGYSYFQKKEMIWHVKGYVAIVFQHELDHLNGMLFIDRIDPKRLWDKSGIKVL; translated from the coding sequence ATGTTAACTATGTTTAAAGTAGAAATTGTGCAACTGCCCAAAAAAGTTTTGAGACAAAAGTCTAAAAATGTTAATATTCCACTAAATAAAACTAATATTGAATTAGCAGAAAAAATGATTTATCACATCGATGATTCTCAAGGTCCAAATACTAAATTTCGTCCTGGAGTAGGAGTAGCTGCTGTTCAATATGGAATTTTAAAAAATGTTTTTTATGTTTGTGTTCCTAATGATTCAAGACTTACTCAAAGAGATTCATCTCAAGAAGTAAAACCAGAGGATAAATATCTTTTTAGAGATGTAATTTTTAACCCTGAAGTGATTTGAAAAAGCGATGAAATGGTGGCCATTTCTCAAGGTGAAGGATGTCTAAGTGTTGATGAGTCTTGACCTAACCAAGAAGGCCTTGTAAGAAGACACATGGAAATAAAAGTTAAGGGTTATTCTTACTTTCAAAAAAAAGAAATGATCTGGCATGTAAAAGGATATGTAGCAATTGTTTTTCAACATGAATTGGATCATTTAAATGGAATGCTTTTTATCGATAGAATTGACCCAAAAAGACTTTGAGATAAAAGTGGAATCAAAGTTTTATAA